Proteins encoded together in one Paracoccus sp. SMMA_5_TC window:
- a CDS encoding VIT1/CCC1 transporter family protein: MTRTRTRTSAHPDDPHFVSRMGWLRASVLGANDGIVSVGALIVGVAAADPGGDAILIAGMAGLVGGALSMAMGEYVSVSSQSDTERADIARETAALRDTPEDELHELAAIYESRGMSPGTALQAAREVSRHDALAAHLRDELGLSEVSNANPIQAALASAATFSIAAALPLLAAILAPGGAVIASVIVAVVLALAALGALGAWAGGAPPLRAVLRVVLGGLLALAVTAGIGRLFGIAV, from the coding sequence ATGACCCGCACCCGCACCCGCACCAGTGCCCACCCCGACGATCCGCATTTCGTCAGCCGCATGGGCTGGCTGCGCGCCTCGGTGCTGGGGGCGAACGACGGCATCGTGTCCGTCGGGGCGCTGATCGTCGGCGTGGCCGCCGCCGATCCGGGGGGTGATGCCATCCTGATTGCCGGCATGGCGGGGCTGGTCGGCGGGGCACTGTCGATGGCGATGGGTGAATATGTCTCGGTCAGTTCGCAATCGGATACCGAGCGCGCCGATATTGCCCGGGAAACCGCCGCCCTGCGCGACACCCCCGAGGACGAGTTGCACGAGCTGGCGGCGATCTATGAATCGCGGGGCATGTCGCCTGGCACCGCCCTTCAGGCCGCGCGCGAGGTCAGCCGCCACGACGCGCTTGCGGCGCATCTGCGCGACGAGCTGGGGCTGAGCGAGGTGTCGAACGCCAACCCGATCCAGGCCGCGCTGGCCTCGGCCGCGACATTCAGCATCGCCGCGGCGCTGCCACTGCTGGCCGCGATTCTGGCCCCGGGCGGCGCGGTGATCGCCAGCGTGATCGTCGCGGTGGTGCTGGCGCTGGCGGCGCTGGGGGCACTGGGGGCCTGGGCGGGCGGCGCCCCGCCGCTGCGCGCGGTGCTGCGGGTGGTGCTGGGCGGTCTGCTGGCCCTGGCCGTCACCGCCGGCATCGGGCGGCTGTTCGGAATCGCGGTCTAG
- a CDS encoding ATP-dependent Clp protease proteolytic subunit translates to MHDPAEFYMNTLVPMVVEQTSRGERAYDIFSRLLKERIIFLSGPVHDGMATLISAQLLFLEAENPTKDISMYINSPGGVVTAGLSIYDTMQYIKPRVSTLVVGQAASMGSLLLCAGQPGQRYSLPNSRIMVHQPSGGFQGQATDILIHARETEKLKRRLNEIYVTHTGRTLEEVEQALERDRFMSPEEARDWGLIDEILVARGKAEPGA, encoded by the coding sequence ATGCACGATCCGGCAGAATTCTACATGAACACCCTCGTCCCCATGGTCGTCGAACAGACCAGCCGCGGCGAACGTGCCTATGACATCTTTTCGCGCCTGCTCAAGGAACGGATCATCTTTCTGTCGGGGCCCGTCCATGACGGCATGGCGACGCTGATTTCGGCGCAGCTGCTGTTTCTCGAGGCGGAAAACCCGACCAAGGACATCAGCATGTATATCAACAGCCCCGGCGGCGTCGTGACTGCCGGCCTGTCGATCTATGACACGATGCAATACATCAAGCCGCGCGTCTCGACCCTGGTCGTGGGGCAGGCGGCCTCGATGGGGTCTCTTCTGCTGTGCGCGGGCCAGCCCGGGCAGCGCTATTCGCTTCCCAACAGCCGGATCATGGTGCACCAGCCCTCGGGCGGCTTTCAGGGCCAGGCAACCGATATCCTGATTCACGCGCGCGAAACCGAAAAGTTGAAGCGGCGGCTGAACGAAATCTACGTCACCCACACCGGCCGCACGCTTGAAGAGGTCGAGCAGGCGCTGGAGCGCGATCGCTTCATGTCGCCGGAAGAAGCGCGGGACTGGGGCTTGATCGACGAAATCCTGGTGGCGCGCGGCAAGGCCGAGCCCGGGGCCTGA
- a CDS encoding metal ABC transporter substrate-binding protein → MQRRSFLAGTAFMLAAPALVRAQGARPKVVTTFTILADMARNVAGDRVDVVSITKPGAEIHNYEPTPSDLIGARDAQLVLRNGLNLELWFEQFLRNLGNLPSATLTEGIEPMPIAGGSYQGKPNPHAWMALDSAMIYVDNIAGALAAIDPTGAGGYRSNADSYKEKIAATIGPIRDRARSLPPDRRWLVTSEGAFSYLARDFGLQELYLWPINADAQGTPQQVRRVVDAIRTHRIPVVFSESTVSDRPARQIAAETGARYGGVLYVDSLSEADGPVPTYLDLLRVTAETIVKGLSDG, encoded by the coding sequence ATGCAGCGCAGAAGCTTTCTGGCCGGCACGGCGTTCATGCTTGCCGCGCCCGCCTTGGTGCGGGCCCAGGGCGCACGTCCGAAGGTCGTGACCACCTTTACCATTCTGGCCGACATGGCCCGCAATGTGGCCGGCGACCGGGTCGATGTGGTCTCGATCACCAAGCCGGGGGCCGAGATTCACAATTACGAGCCCACCCCCAGCGACCTGATCGGTGCGCGGGACGCGCAGCTGGTGCTGCGCAACGGCCTGAACCTCGAGCTGTGGTTCGAGCAGTTCCTGCGCAATCTGGGCAACCTGCCTTCGGCCACGCTGACCGAGGGGATCGAGCCGATGCCCATTGCGGGCGGCAGCTATCAGGGCAAGCCCAACCCCCATGCCTGGATGGCCCTGGATTCGGCGATGATCTATGTGGACAACATCGCGGGGGCGCTGGCCGCGATCGATCCGACCGGGGCTGGCGGCTATCGCAGCAATGCAGACAGCTACAAGGAAAAGATCGCCGCCACCATCGGCCCGATCCGCGACCGCGCGCGATCCCTGCCCCCGGACCGGCGCTGGCTGGTCACCTCAGAGGGGGCGTTTTCCTATCTGGCGCGCGATTTCGGCCTGCAGGAACTGTATCTGTGGCCGATCAACGCCGACGCCCAGGGCACGCCGCAGCAGGTGCGCCGGGTCGTCGATGCGATCCGCACACATCGGATTCCGGTGGTGTTTTCGGAAAGCACCGTCTCGGACCGGCCGGCGCGCCAGATCGCGGCCGAAACCGGCGCCCGCTATGGCGGGGTGCTGTATGTCGACAGCCTGTCCGAAGCCGATGGACCAGTGCCGACCTATCTGGACCTGCTGCGCGTGACCGCCGAGACCATCGTCAAGGGGCTGTCCGATGGCTGA
- a CDS encoding SDR family oxidoreductase yields MRLQGKTALVTGAGSGFGRGIAQTFAREGARVAVVDIRTDAAESVAQGIGGSALALGCDVSRGDQVAATVEAAMQAMGGLDIVVNNAGWTVPNGPLLDTDEAAFRRIFDVNVLSIFHMTHAVLPHWRQRGQGVMINVGSTAGIRPRPGLTWYNASKGAVNTMTRSLAVELAPEGIRVNGLAPVMGETGMLSQFMGCEDTPENRARFIATIPLGRLSQPQDIANAALFLASDEAAFITGVILEVDGGRTI; encoded by the coding sequence ATGCGGCTGCAGGGCAAGACGGCATTGGTGACGGGGGCAGGCTCGGGCTTTGGTCGCGGCATTGCCCAGACCTTTGCGCGCGAAGGGGCGCGGGTCGCGGTGGTCGACATTCGCACCGATGCGGCCGAAAGCGTGGCGCAGGGCATCGGTGGCTCGGCCCTGGCGCTTGGCTGCGACGTCAGCCGGGGCGATCAGGTCGCCGCCACGGTCGAGGCCGCGATGCAAGCCATGGGCGGGCTGGACATCGTGGTCAACAACGCCGGCTGGACGGTGCCCAACGGGCCGCTGCTGGATACGGACGAGGCCGCGTTCCGCCGCATCTTCGACGTGAACGTGCTGTCGATCTTTCACATGACCCACGCGGTCCTGCCGCATTGGCGCCAGCGCGGGCAGGGGGTGATGATCAACGTCGGCTCGACCGCCGGAATTCGGCCGCGTCCTGGCCTGACCTGGTATAACGCCTCGAAGGGGGCGGTGAACACCATGACCCGCAGCCTGGCCGTCGAACTGGCGCCCGAAGGCATCCGCGTGAACGGGCTGGCGCCGGTCATGGGCGAAACCGGGATGCTGTCGCAGTTCATGGGCTGCGAGGACACGCCGGAAAACCGTGCGCGCTTCATCGCGACCATCCCGCTTGGGCGGCTGTCGCAGCCGCAAGACATCGCCAATGCCGCGCTGTTCCTGGCCTCGGACGAGGCGGCCTTCATCACCGGGGTGATATTGGAGGTCGACGGCGGCCGCACGATCTAA
- a CDS encoding metal ABC transporter permease produces the protein MIEALLLPLSFPFMRDAVLVGLMISVPAGLLSCFLVLRGWSLLGDAVSHAVLPGVVLAYIAGLPLILGAFLAGLGSALLSGWLQGNSRVKQDTVLGVVMSGMFALGVVLYTWVQTDLHLDHILFGNMLGIAPEDLRIAGVLSALIGGVVLLKWRDLALMAFDPVQARVSGLPLGLLRHGFLAMVAATVVAMLSAVGIILAVALLIAPGAIAFLLTRRLPVMMATAVAAAAVASTSGVWASFWLDSAPAPTIVLVLMIQFLLALTWRNLATRMAQTRA, from the coding sequence ATGATCGAGGCCTTGCTGCTGCCCCTTTCCTTTCCCTTCATGCGCGATGCGGTGCTGGTGGGGCTGATGATCTCGGTCCCGGCGGGGCTGTTGTCGTGCTTTCTGGTGCTGCGCGGCTGGTCGCTGCTGGGCGACGCGGTCAGCCATGCGGTGCTGCCGGGGGTGGTGCTGGCCTATATCGCCGGGCTGCCGCTGATCCTGGGCGCATTCCTGGCGGGTCTGGGCTCAGCGCTGCTGTCGGGTTGGCTGCAAGGCAACAGCCGGGTCAAGCAGGACACGGTGCTGGGCGTGGTCATGTCGGGCATGTTCGCGCTGGGGGTGGTGCTTTATACTTGGGTTCAGACCGACCTGCATCTTGACCACATCCTGTTTGGCAACATGCTGGGCATCGCCCCCGAGGATCTGCGCATCGCCGGCGTGCTTTCGGCGCTGATCGGCGGGGTGGTGCTGCTGAAATGGCGTGATCTGGCGCTGATGGCCTTTGATCCGGTGCAGGCGCGGGTGTCCGGGCTGCCGCTGGGCCTGTTGCGGCACGGCTTTCTGGCCATGGTCGCGGCAACGGTGGTGGCGATGCTCAGCGCGGTGGGGATCATCCTGGCGGTGGCGCTGTTGATCGCGCCCGGAGCCATCGCCTTTCTGCTGACACGGCGGCTGCCGGTCATGATGGCCACGGCCGTGGCGGCAGCGGCTGTGGCAAGCACCAGCGGCGTATGGGCAAGTTTCTGGCTGGACAGCGCCCCGGCACCGACCATTGTTCTGGTGCTGATGATCCAGTTCCTGCTGGCGCTGACCTGGCGCAACCTGGCCACCCGGATGGCGCAGACCCGCGCCTAA
- a CDS encoding ABC transporter ATP-binding protein, with amino-acid sequence MSPLLSVRNLRVSFPTRSGLFEAVRGVSFDLGRERLGVVGESGSGKSMTGRAILGLVRPPGRVSADRLELGGESILNLPERQMRRLRGARISMVMQDPKFSLNPVMTIGAQIVEAYRLHGVDARSAARDKALEMLRAVQIRDPERVFDAYPHEVSGGMGQRVMIAMMLAPNPDILIADEPTSALDVSVRNEVLRIMDRLVSARGMGLIFISHDLNLVAQFCDRVLIMYAGQVVEELPARDLHLARHPYTQGLLNSLPRLDRPVARLSVLQRHDSWREEIGDAR; translated from the coding sequence ATGAGCCCGCTCCTGTCGGTGCGCAATCTGCGCGTCAGCTTTCCCACCCGCAGCGGCCTGTTCGAGGCCGTGCGCGGCGTCAGCTTCGACCTGGGGCGCGAGCGGCTGGGCGTGGTCGGGGAATCGGGCTCGGGCAAATCGATGACCGGGCGGGCGATCCTGGGCCTGGTGCGCCCGCCGGGCCGGGTCAGCGCCGATCGGCTGGAGCTTGGCGGCGAAAGCATCCTGAACCTGCCCGAGCGACAGATGCGCCGGTTGCGCGGCGCGCGCATCAGCATGGTGATGCAGGACCCCAAGTTCAGCCTGAACCCGGTGATGACCATCGGCGCCCAGATCGTCGAGGCCTATCGCCTGCACGGTGTCGACGCGCGTTCCGCGGCCCGGGACAAGGCGCTGGAGATGTTGCGCGCGGTGCAGATCCGCGACCCCGAGCGGGTCTTTGACGCCTATCCGCACGAAGTGTCGGGCGGCATGGGCCAGCGGGTGATGATCGCGATGATGCTGGCGCCCAATCCCGACATCCTGATCGCGGACGAACCGACATCGGCGCTGGACGTATCGGTCCGCAACGAGGTCTTGCGCATCATGGACCGTCTGGTCAGCGCCCGCGGCATGGGGCTGATCTTCATCAGTCACGACCTGAACCTGGTGGCGCAATTCTGCGACCGGGTGCTGATCATGTATGCCGGCCAGGTGGTCGAGGAATTGCCGGCGCGCGACCTGCACCTGGCCCGCCACCCCTATACCCAGGGACTGCTGAACAGCCTGCCGCGGCTGGATCGGCCGGTGGCGCGGTTGTCGGTGTTGCAGCGTCACGACAGCTGGCGCGAGGAGATTGGCGATGCCCGATGA
- a CDS encoding manganese/iron ABC transporter ATP-binding protein: MADGIVAQGLTVTYRNGFTALRDASFAVPTGSITALVGVNGAGKSTLFKALMGFLPAARGEVRVLGMSVAQALRQNLIAYVPQAEEVDWTFPVLVEDVVMMGRYGHMGFLRRPRAADRQAVDQALARVSMQDYRHRQIGELSGGQRKRVFLARALAQGSRVILLDEPFTGVDVQTEAAIITLLRQMRDEGRVMLVSTHDLGAVPEFCDRVVLVKGTVLAHGPTDQVFTPDNLRLTFGGVLRHFVLGAQNLHDDDDPRGLTVLSDDETPLVFYDGQQQPRQEQRE, translated from the coding sequence ATGGCTGACGGGATCGTGGCGCAGGGGCTGACGGTCACTTATCGCAACGGCTTCACCGCGCTGCGCGATGCCAGCTTTGCGGTCCCCACGGGATCGATCACCGCGCTGGTCGGGGTGAATGGGGCCGGGAAATCCACCCTGTTCAAGGCGCTGATGGGCTTTCTGCCCGCCGCGCGCGGCGAGGTGCGGGTGCTGGGCATGAGCGTGGCCCAGGCGCTGCGCCAGAACCTGATCGCCTATGTCCCCCAGGCCGAGGAAGTGGACTGGACCTTTCCGGTTCTGGTCGAGGATGTGGTGATGATGGGCCGCTATGGCCACATGGGGTTTCTGCGCCGTCCCCGCGCCGCCGACCGCCAGGCTGTCGATCAGGCATTGGCGCGCGTCAGCATGCAGGATTATCGCCACCGCCAGATCGGCGAGCTTTCGGGCGGCCAGCGCAAGCGCGTGTTCCTGGCCCGCGCCTTGGCGCAGGGCAGCCGGGTGATCCTGCTGGACGAACCTTTCACCGGGGTCGATGTCCAGACCGAGGCCGCGATCATCACCCTGTTGCGGCAGATGCGCGACGAGGGTCGGGTGATGCTGGTTTCGACCCATGACCTGGGCGCGGTGCCCGAATTCTGCGACCGGGTGGTGTTGGTCAAGGGCACGGTGCTGGCCCATGGCCCCACCGATCAGGTGTTCACCCCCGACAATCTGCGCCTGACCTTTGGCGGGGTGCTGCGGCATTTCGTGCTGGGCGCGCAGAACCTGCACGATGACGACGACCCGCGCGGGCTGACGGTGCTGTCGGATGACGAAACACCGCTGGTATTCTATGACGGCCAGCAGCAACCGCGGCAGGAGCAACGGGAATGA
- a CDS encoding Fur family transcriptional regulator — translation MEIEARALAFEQALRRAGVRITRQRAALLRLLAAAEDHPDATRLHQRATDSGESISLATVYRTLAALESQGVILRLEFEGEPARFEPADGCHHDHMIDVETGEVMEFVNERIERLQAEIAAEMGYEIVRHRLELYVRRRK, via the coding sequence ATGGAGATCGAAGCCCGAGCCCTGGCCTTTGAACAGGCCCTGCGCCGCGCCGGCGTGCGCATCACCCGCCAGCGGGCTGCCTTGCTGCGGCTGCTTGCCGCGGCCGAGGATCACCCGGATGCCACGCGCCTGCATCAGCGGGCGACCGACAGCGGCGAAAGCATCTCGCTGGCCACGGTCTATCGGACGCTTGCCGCGCTGGAGTCGCAGGGCGTGATCCTGCGGCTCGAGTTCGAGGGCGAGCCCGCGCGGTTCGAGCCTGCCGACGGCTGCCACCACGACCACATGATCGATGTCGAAACCGGCGAGGTCATGGAGTTCGTCAACGAACGGATCGAGCGGTTGCAGGCAGAAATCGCCGCCGAAATGGGCTATGAAATTGTCCGTCACCGGCTGGAGCTTTACGTGCGGCGCCGCAAATGA
- a CDS encoding DUF2237 family protein — protein MMEPQINVLGGKLLPCSNAPLTGFYRDGCCNTGPEDRGRHTVCVIVDAEFLALSKYLGNDLSTPRPEFRFPGLKPGDRWCLCASRFLQAAQEFAAPRVLLQATHIRTLDIVPLELLRAHAAPEPN, from the coding sequence ATGATGGAACCGCAGATCAATGTCCTGGGCGGCAAGCTGCTGCCCTGTTCCAATGCGCCGCTGACCGGCTTCTATAGGGATGGCTGCTGCAATACCGGCCCCGAGGATCGCGGGCGTCATACCGTCTGCGTGATCGTCGATGCCGAGTTTCTGGCGCTGTCGAAATATCTGGGCAACGACCTCAGCACCCCGCGCCCCGAATTCCGCTTTCCGGGGTTAAAGCCGGGCGACCGCTGGTGCCTGTGCGCCAGCAGGTTCCTTCAGGCCGCACAGGAATTCGCAGCGCCGCGCGTGCTGCTGCAAGCCACGCATATCCGCACGCTGGACATCGTGCCGCTGGAGCTGCTGCGCGCCCACGCCGCGCCAGAGCCGAATTAG
- a CDS encoding metal ABC transporter permease encodes MIQTLLLPFDYGYMWNAIWVSALVGGVCAFLSAYLMLKGWSLIGDALSHSIVPGVAGAYMLGLPFALGAFLSGGLAALAMLFLNQRSGLKEDAIIGLIFTGFFGLGLFMVSLNPMAVSVQTITMGNILAISPQDTLQLVLIGGISLLVLSLKWRDLLVVFFDESHARTIGLRPGRLKVLFFTLLSACTVAAMQTVGAFLVVALVVTPGATAYLLTDRFARLILLSVAIGVSTSALGAYVSFFLDGATGGVIVCLQTLIFLAVFLLAPKHGLMAARRRAGSAGRAA; translated from the coding sequence ATGATCCAGACCCTGCTGCTGCCGTTCGATTATGGCTACATGTGGAACGCGATCTGGGTTTCGGCGCTGGTCGGCGGCGTCTGTGCCTTCCTGTCGGCCTATCTGATGCTCAAGGGCTGGTCGCTGATCGGCGATGCGCTGAGCCATTCGATCGTCCCCGGCGTCGCCGGGGCCTATATGCTGGGCCTGCCCTTTGCCCTCGGGGCCTTTCTGTCGGGCGGGCTGGCGGCACTGGCGATGCTGTTTCTGAACCAGCGCAGCGGCTTGAAGGAAGATGCGATCATCGGCCTGATATTCACCGGCTTTTTCGGGCTGGGCCTGTTCATGGTTTCGCTCAACCCGATGGCGGTGTCGGTCCAGACCATCACCATGGGCAATATCCTGGCGATTTCCCCGCAGGATACGCTGCAACTGGTGTTGATCGGCGGCATCTCTTTGCTGGTCCTGTCGTTGAAATGGCGCGACCTGCTGGTAGTGTTCTTTGACGAAAGCCACGCCCGCACCATTGGACTGCGTCCCGGTCGGCTGAAGGTGCTGTTCTTTACCCTGCTGTCGGCATGCACGGTGGCGGCGATGCAGACCGTCGGGGCATTCCTGGTGGTGGCGCTGGTCGTCACGCCCGGCGCCACCGCCTATCTGCTGACCGACCGTTTCGCGCGACTGATCCTGCTGTCGGTGGCCATCGGGGTGAGCACATCGGCGCTGGGGGCCTATGTATCGTTCTTTCTGGACGGGGCGACCGGCGGGGTGATCGTCTGCCTGCAGACGCTGATCTTTCTGGCGGTGTTCCTGCTGGCGCCGAAACACGGGCTGATGGCAGCCCGCCGCCGCGCTGGCTCAGCCGGGAGGGCCGCATGA
- a CDS encoding aldehyde dehydrogenase family protein — protein sequence MDDLALPPAMNLIGGRWRAAASGRELPMISPIDGQPFAAIAASEAADVDAAVAAARAALAGEWGTLSAAQRGRLLLRLALRVEADAETLAQIETRDNGKPIAQSRADMTALVRYLEYYGGAADKLHGDVIPFLPGHQALSLREPHGVTAHVIPWNYPVQIFGRSVGAALAMGNATVTKPAEDACLTILRLGQLAVETGFPPGAINIVTGLGEVAGRALCEHPGVDFISFTGSPQVGQQIQRAAARNHIPCTLELGGKSPQIVFADADLAAALPVIVNAIVQNGGQTCSAGSRVLIQRGIWDRLTAMLAQAFEAVEARPSTEGAVLGPLISARQQARVEAYIAQADAPLLARGRIAPAVPAGGFYVAPALFGPVDPQSPLAQEEIFGPVLAAIPFDTEAEAVAIANGTDYGLVAGVWTRDGDRQARMARALRCGQVFINCYGAGGGVELPFGGLRKSGHGREKGFVALQEFSRLKTIVHRFD from the coding sequence ATGGACGATCTTGCGTTGCCGCCGGCAATGAATCTGATCGGTGGGCGCTGGCGGGCGGCGGCCAGCGGCCGGGAACTGCCGATGATCTCGCCGATCGACGGCCAGCCCTTTGCCGCGATCGCGGCGTCCGAGGCCGCCGATGTCGATGCCGCCGTGGCGGCGGCGCGCGCGGCGCTGGCGGGGGAATGGGGGACGCTGAGCGCGGCCCAGCGCGGGCGGCTGCTGCTGCGCCTGGCTCTGCGGGTCGAGGCCGATGCCGAGACCCTGGCGCAGATCGAGACGCGCGACAACGGCAAGCCGATCGCCCAGTCGCGCGCCGACATGACGGCGCTGGTCCGTTATCTGGAATATTACGGCGGCGCCGCCGACAAGCTGCATGGCGATGTCATCCCGTTCCTTCCCGGGCATCAGGCGCTGAGCCTGCGCGAGCCGCATGGCGTGACCGCGCATGTCATTCCCTGGAACTATCCGGTGCAGATTTTCGGCCGCTCGGTGGGCGCGGCACTGGCCATGGGCAATGCCACCGTCACCAAGCCGGCCGAGGACGCCTGCCTGACCATCCTGCGGCTGGGGCAACTGGCCGTTGAGACGGGATTTCCCCCCGGCGCGATCAATATCGTCACCGGTCTGGGCGAGGTGGCGGGCAGGGCACTATGCGAACATCCGGGGGTCGATTTCATCAGCTTTACCGGCTCGCCCCAGGTCGGCCAGCAGATCCAGAGGGCGGCCGCCCGCAACCACATTCCCTGCACGCTGGAGCTGGGCGGAAAGTCGCCGCAAATCGTTTTTGCCGACGCTGATCTGGCAGCGGCGCTGCCGGTGATCGTCAATGCCATCGTCCAGAACGGCGGCCAGACCTGTTCTGCCGGCTCGCGTGTGCTGATCCAGCGCGGCATCTGGGATCGGCTGACCGCGATGCTGGCCCAGGCGTTCGAGGCGGTCGAGGCCCGCCCCTCGACCGAAGGCGCCGTGCTGGGGCCGCTGATCTCGGCCCGCCAGCAGGCGCGGGTCGAGGCCTATATCGCCCAGGCCGATGCTCCGTTGCTGGCACGGGGCCGCATCGCGCCCGCGGTGCCGGCGGGCGGGTTCTATGTCGCGCCGGCGCTGTTCGGCCCGGTCGATCCGCAAAGCCCGCTGGCGCAAGAGGAAATCTTTGGCCCGGTGCTGGCGGCGATCCCCTTCGACACCGAGGCCGAGGCGGTGGCCATTGCCAATGGCACCGATTACGGGCTGGTTGCCGGGGTCTGGACCCGCGACGGCGACCGGCAGGCGCGCATGGCCCGTGCACTGCGCTGTGGCCAGGTGTTCATCAACTGTTATGGCGCCGGCGGCGGGGTGGAGCTGCCCTTTGGCGGGCTGCGCAAATCCGGTCACGGCCGGGAAAAAGGCTTTGTGGCGCTGCAGGAATTTTCGCGCCTCAAGACCATCGTGCATCGATTTGACTGA
- a CDS encoding ABC transporter ATP-binding protein: protein MLTVEGLDVWFGDGPDRVDAVRDASFRVAQGESFGLVGESGSGKSTILRAITGLIASWSGRVEVAGQPVRGQRRSAGFHKAVQMVFQDPYASLHPRHSVDRVLSETLHLQGMDQIDARITRLLDSVGLGRGFRFRYPHQLSGGQRQRVAIARALAAEPRLLLLDEPTSALDVSVQAEILNLLGDLRRERGLTYVMVSHDLAVVAHMCDRLAVMRAGAIVEEMSAADLRQGRARSEYARALLAASSSYAEG from the coding sequence ATGCTGACGGTCGAGGGGCTGGACGTCTGGTTCGGCGACGGTCCCGACCGGGTCGATGCCGTGCGCGACGCCAGCTTTCGCGTGGCGCAGGGTGAAAGCTTCGGCCTTGTGGGGGAATCGGGCTCGGGGAAATCGACGATCCTGCGGGCGATAACGGGACTGATCGCGTCCTGGTCGGGCCGGGTCGAGGTCGCGGGCCAACCGGTGCGGGGTCAGCGGCGTTCGGCCGGGTTTCACAAGGCGGTGCAGATGGTGTTCCAGGACCCCTATGCCAGCCTGCACCCCCGACATTCGGTGGATCGGGTGCTGTCCGAAACCCTGCATCTGCAAGGCATGGATCAGATCGACGCCCGCATCACCCGGCTTCTGGATAGCGTGGGGCTGGGGCGGGGCTTTCGCTTTCGCTATCCGCACCAGCTGTCGGGCGGCCAGCGCCAGCGCGTGGCCATCGCCCGGGCACTGGCGGCCGAGCCGCGGCTGCTGTTGCTGGACGAACCGACCTCGGCGCTGGATGTCAGCGTGCAGGCCGAAATCCTGAACCTGCTCGGCGATCTGCGGCGCGAGCGCGGCCTGACCTATGTGATGGTCAGTCACGATCTGGCGGTGGTGGCGCATATGTGCGACCGGCTGGCAGTGATGCGCGCCGGTGCCATCGTCGAAGAAATGTCCGCCGCCGATCTGCGCCAGGGCCGGGCGCGCAGCGAATATGCCCGCGCCCTGCTGGCCGCCAGCAGCAGCTATGCCGAGGGCTGA
- the pth gene encoding aminoacyl-tRNA hydrolase — protein sequence MKLIVGLGNPGPKYAANRHNVGFMALDRIAADHGFPVWRSRFQGETTEGRLGEQRVLLLKPATFMNLSGQSVGEAMRYLKLTPADVLVLHDELDLPPGKLRLKTGGGHAGHNGLRSLHQHIGDSYRRLRIGVGHPGDKNRVADYVLSDFPKAEARMLDDLLRAISDGAEHLAAGDDGRFMNAVHGGKKAAGHQPTAEPMPARPGSASGIVSTPQPDPAPATFADKLRALGQKFR from the coding sequence ATGAAACTGATCGTGGGGCTGGGCAATCCCGGTCCGAAATACGCCGCCAATCGTCATAACGTGGGTTTCATGGCACTGGACCGCATCGCCGCCGATCATGGCTTTCCGGTTTGGCGCAGTCGCTTTCAGGGCGAAACGACCGAAGGCCGGCTGGGCGAACAGCGCGTGCTGCTGCTGAAACCTGCGACCTTCATGAACCTGTCGGGTCAGTCCGTGGGCGAGGCGATGCGCTATCTGAAGCTGACGCCGGCCGACGTGCTGGTGCTGCATGACGAGCTGGACCTGCCGCCGGGCAAGCTGCGGCTCAAGACCGGGGGCGGGCATGCCGGGCATAACGGCCTACGCTCGCTGCATCAGCATATCGGCGACAGTTACCGGCGGCTGCGCATCGGGGTGGGTCACCCGGGCGACAAGAATCGGGTCGCTGATTATGTGCTGTCCGATTTCCCCAAGGCCGAAGCGAGGATGCTGGACGATCTGTTGCGCGCCATTTCCGATGGCGCAGAGCATCTCGCCGCAGGCGACGATGGCCGTTTCATGAATGCGGTCCATGGTGGCAAGAAGGCCGCCGGACATCAGCCCACAGCCGAACCCATGCCCGCCCGGCCAGGGTCCGCGTCGGGAATCGTTTCCACGCCGCAGCCGGACCCTGCCCCCGCCACCTTTGCCGACAAACTGAGGGCACTGGGTCAGAAGTTCAGGTAA
- a CDS encoding YigZ family protein, whose amino-acid sequence MTLTIFDKIISDRGSRYAVSGAPARNRAEVLAVLAELKRDKRFAKATHNTWAAILDNEPVRDDDGEAGAAQIILQMLQRADLHDHVVIVTRWYGGKHLGGDRFRHVVDAVRHYLARLDR is encoded by the coding sequence ATGACGCTGACGATCTTTGACAAGATCATCAGCGATCGCGGATCGCGCTATGCGGTGTCAGGCGCCCCGGCCCGCAACCGAGCCGAGGTGCTGGCGGTTCTGGCCGAACTCAAACGCGACAAGCGTTTTGCCAAGGCCACCCACAACACCTGGGCCGCGATCCTGGACAATGAACCCGTCCGCGACGATGACGGCGAGGCGGGTGCGGCGCAGATCATCCTGCAAATGCTGCAACGGGCCGATCTGCATGACCATGTCGTGATCGTGACGCGATGGTATGGCGGAAAGCATCTGGGTGGCGATCGTTTTAGGCATGTGGTCGATGCCGTGCGGCATTATCTGGCACGGCTCGATCGCTAA